From Vidua macroura isolate BioBank_ID:100142 chromosome 30, ASM2450914v1, whole genome shotgun sequence, one genomic window encodes:
- the LOC128820647 gene encoding serine/threonine-protein kinase pim-1-like produces the protein MQILKSTLAGSDPLAILWVPCDGSQGDLFQNLAGHRGPRPRPRPRPRPRPRPCPCPCPCPCPRPSRRGLAPARLWPCWRWRCWAGISAWGWGGIAALWLRLARARPRPRRGLQSRPRPRLPPGPAEDTGGAAAAAASAAASPARAPPLGSAAAGPEPPLSRCQQRTPGDGRPGALGGRSGAAPGPGPSADSRVPPAGKAQEALQERYRLGSLLGSGGFGSVFAATRLSDGAPVAIKRVPRDRIRHWGELPDGTSAPLEIVLLAKVSTGFPGVVQLLEWLELPNDIVMVLERPERSQDLHHFIRARGFLSEEEARGLFRQVLEAVRHCTSCGVLHRDIKPENILLDLATGQAKLIDFGCGTYLQDAAYTHFAGTRSYSPPEWTHAGWYYGKPATIWSLGILLHQMVCGEHPFRRGRNISWDHQLSLPQRLSPECQDLIRRCLSMLHLDRPSLEELFCDPWIQDIHLP, from the exons ATGCAGATATTGAAATCcacgctggctggctctgacccCTTGGCCATCCTGTGGGTGCCCTGTGATGGCTCTCAAGGTGATCTGTTCCAGAACCTTGCCGggcaccgag gtccccgtccccgtccccgtccccgtccccgtccccgtccccgtccctgtccctgtccctgtccctgtccctgtccccggccGTCCCGCCGCGGTCTCGCCCCCGCCCGGCTCTGGCCGTGCtggcgctggcgctgctgggcgggcatcagtgcctggggctggggcggcATCGCCGCCCTTTGGCTCCGCCTggcccgagcccggccccggccccgacgTGGGCTCCagtcccggccccggccccggctcccccCGGGCCCCGCGGAGGACACAggcggcgcggccgctgccgccgcctccgctGCGGCTTCCCCGGCCCGAGCTCCGCCGctcggcagcgcggccgccggccccgagCCGCCGCTGTCCCGTTGCCAGCAGAGAACGCCTGGGGATGGCCGGCCCGGGGCGCTCGGGGGGCGCTCGGGGGCCGCTCCTGGCCCCGGGCCGAGCGCTGACAGCCGCGTCCCGCCCGCAGGGAAGGCGCAGGAGGCCCTGCAGGAGCGCTACCGGCTGGGTTCGCTGCTGGGCAGCGGCGGCTTCGGCAGCGTCTTCGCGGCCACGCGGCTCTCGGACGGCGCCCCg gtggccatcaaaagGGTGCCGCGGGATCGCATCCGGCACTGGGGCGAGCTG cccgACGGCACCAGCGCACCCCTGGAGAtcgtgctgctggccaaggtgtCCACTGGCTTTCCTGGTGTCgtccagctgctggagtggcTCGAGCTCCCCAACGACATCGTGATGGTGCTGGAGCGCCCAGAGCGGTCTCAGGACCTGCACCATTTCATTCGGGCACGGGGGTTCCTGTCCGAGGAGGAGGCGCGGGGGCTGTTccgccaggtgctggaggccgtgcggcactgcaccagctgcggggtcctgcacagggacatcAAACCAGAGAATATCCTGCTCGACCTGGCCACCGGGCAGGCCAAATTGATCGACTTTGGCTGTGGCACCTACCTGCAGGACGCAGCCTACACTCACTTTGCAG GAACACGGTCATACAGCCCCCCGGAATGGACCCACGCTGGCTGGTACTACGGCAAGCCAGCTACCATCTGGTCCCTGGGCATCCTGCTGCACCAGATGGTCTGCGGGGAGCACCCTTTCAGGAGGGGCCGGAACATCAGCTGGGACCATCAGCTCTCGCTGCCACAACGGCTCTCTCCAG AGTGCCAAGATCTGATCAGGCGGTGTTTATCCATGCTGCACTTGGACAGGCCCTCATTAGAAGAGCTGTTCTGTGATCCCTGGATACAGGATATTCACCTGCCCtag